The region AAACCGGCAGTAGCAGAAGCTGAGGAAAAGACTAAAGCAGAGGCTAAGATAGAAGACAAGGTAAAGGAAAAGGTTGATGTTAAGGTTGAAGAGAAGGCTAAGGCTAAGGCTGAGGCTAAGGTAGAGGAAAAGGCAGAAGAAAAGACTAAGGTAGAGGAAAAGGCTGAGGCTAAGGCTGAAGACAAGGCAAAGGCAAAAGCTGAAGACAAAGCAAAGGAAAAGGTAGAGGAAAAGCCGGAGGCTAAGGAAAAGGTGAAGGCCGCGCCGGAAGCCAGTGAGGAACCAGCGAAAAAACATGATGCTAAAAAAGCTGCCGCCAAGCCTAAGGCAAAGAAAGAAGAAGAGGCAGAAGAAACTCCTGAAGCTGAGTAGCTGCTGATTTTTACTGT is a window of Bacteroidales bacterium DNA encoding:
- a CDS encoding 30S ribosomal protein THX yields the protein MGKGDKKTRRGKIIAGSFGVSRKRNKGKYKKPAVAEAEEKTKAEAKIEDKVKEKVDVKVEEKAKAKAEAKVEEKAEEKTKVEEKAEAKAEDKAKAKAEDKAKEKVEEKPEAKEKVKAAPEASEEPAKKHDAKKAAAKPKAKKEEEAEETPEAE